One Lutra lutra chromosome 7, mLutLut1.2, whole genome shotgun sequence DNA window includes the following coding sequences:
- the LOC125104569 gene encoding basic proline-rich protein-like, producing MRELLCVGNNCSGSCPRPRPGSCPGACARPSPAGTRRGRRSHAQKQPGRAGGGGTSRAVGLPRPPPASPASRGRRRPCVTLEPPPTKARPQPRPPVAPPAAAPGPRRGEEGEIAHNALVRLGSPEKEDAPQQSVFKMCLLQIPRAPLPPQVMSPVMYQKRHVEVC from the exons GTCCGAGGCCGCGTCCCGGGAGCTGCCCAGGAGCCTGCGCGCGCCCCTCACCTGCCGGGacccgccgcggccgccgctcgCACGCGCAGAAACAGCCGGGAcgcgccgggggcgggggcaCCTCCCGCGCTGTCGGACTTCCTAGGCCCCCACCCGCCAGCCCCGCCTCCAGGGGGCGGAGGCGGCCGTGCGTCACCTTGGAGCCACCTCCCACGAAAGCGCGGCCGCAGCCGCGGCCGCCGGTGGCTCCGCCAGCGGCTGCCCCTGGGCCCCGgcggggagaagagggagagatcgCTCATAACGCACTGGTCCGGCTTGGCTCGCCAGAAAAGGAAGATGCGCCCCAGCAGTCTGTGTTCAAA ATGTGTCTTCTACAGATCCCACGTGCTCCTTTGCCGCCACAGGTGATGTCTCCTGTCATGTATCAGAAGCGCCACGTGGAGGTATGTTAG